The sequence GGGCATCTTCGATTTGATCCACATAAAACACAGCATGAGGATTCCCCATCGATACACCTGTCATATAATACGTATGCCCTTCAAATTCGATCGGTTCACTAACGACAATATCATCCTCTTTTCCTATCATCGGTATTTCAGCGCGGGATAAACGAGGTTTTCCCATATTTACTTCTACACTATTGACCTTCCCATCTTCAACAAACACACGAGCTTCTACAAGACCTGATAACGTTTCAATGAGAAACTGTTCCTCCTGAACAATTCCGTGTTCATATGCATATTTCGCTACACACCTCAACCCGTTGCCACAGTTTTTTCCTTCCGATCCATCGCTATTAAAAATACGCATTTTCACTGGAGCTACATCGGATGGACAAATTAAAATAAGCCCATCCGAACCGATTCCTGTGTGCACATTTGACACACGTTTTGCGATATATGATAATTCTTCTTCTGCTAAACACTCTTTAAACATATTTACGTAAATGTAACTATTTCCCAGACCGTGCATTTTCGTAAATGAAAAACTTCTCATTACTTCCCCTCCGCATACATCTTTAATAACACTATACATCGTCATCATAACCGTGACAACTTTTTTACAAATACATAAAAAGTCACAGGCAACACGAACAGCGTATAGTATAATATGACTATCAACTATACGAGGTAGGGAACATAATGGATGTCTTATACGATCGTACCGTTACATGTCTTGTTTGCAAACAAACATATACAACGAAAAAAGTTCGTTCACGTTTCATCCGCCCGGTCCAACACGATACGGACTTTTGTTCATATTATGCTAGCGAAGAAGCGAATCCGCTTTTATATTACGTCCATGTTTGTCCACACTGTGGATTTGCGGCAACAGAGGAATTTTCAACAGAAACGGATGCTTTTATTCATACACATATGTCGGAAGTCCGTTTATTGTATTTAATCGGCGAATTGTACCGCAGGCTAGGAAAAGAAAAACAAGCGGTTATTTACTTTTCACGTGTGATTGCACGAAAAAAAGAAACAATTGAAAAAGGAATCGTCAACATGGCTTACGACCGTTGGCAAGAAATTCGTGAAGAAAAAAAGGGGGCACAATAGCCCCCTAAAACATTGGATTTTCCTCAATATATGCATAAACTCGTTCGACAAGTTGATCCGCATTTTCTGCTGTGACAATATCCCCATTTACCATCGCAAACAACGTATTGGCACATTTCCCACAATACCCTAAACAGCCATATTCAATAATATCTAAGTTAGGATCTTTCTCTAATTGCTCTAGGGCACGTTGGGAACCATTTGCTAAATTGCTTATACAAAATTCAACAATCGGTCTTAACACTATATTCACCCCAACCTTATTATTATAACACTTTCATAAAAAATGATGTAATATTACTGTCAAAAAAACACCTTAATCATTCATGTTTCTCGAAAAAATGTTGTTATTTTGTCACAATTTCGTTATACTTTTAATGGTCGAATTTTATCAAAAGGGGAAAGCTTCCATGAGAAACCTCGTGCTACTTGGCGGCGGATACGGAAATATGCGCATTTTACTCCGCATCCTTCCAAATTTACCAGAACATATTTATATTACATTAATTGATCGCATTCCATACCATTGCTTAAAAACCGAATATTACGCTTTGGCTGCCGGGACAATTAGTGACCAGCATATTCGCGTCCCGTTCCCAGAACATCCTCACCTCTCTTATGTGTTCGGTGAGGTTCAAAAAATTGATCTTCATCACGAAGTCGTTCACCTTCAAGATGGAACGTGTATTCCGTACGATGACTTAGTCATCGGATTAGGTTGTGAAGACAAATATCACGGTGTCCCCGGTGCAGACATTTTTACTTATAGCATTCAAACTATCGACAAAGCAAGAGAAACGTACCAAAAGCTAAGCAATCTCCCACCGCATAGCATTGTCGGCGTCGTTGGAGCTGGATTAAGCGGTGTGGAATTGGCAAGCGAACTAGTAGAGAGTCGTCCAGATTTACACGTGAAACTGTTTGATCGCGGCACACGTATTTTGTCTATGTTCCCTGAACGGCTAAGTCATTACGTAGAACAATGGTTTCATTCACATGGTGTTGAGCTTATTCGCCAATCCAATATTACAAAAGTCGAAGAACATACGTTATATAACCACGATGAAGCTATCCACTGTGATGCGATTGTGTGGACTGCCGGCATTCAACCGAATCGCGTCGTTCGCGAACTGAATGTTGAAAAAGACAATCAAGGACGTGTTGTGTTAACACCACAACATCACATACCGAATATAGAAAATGTATACGTCGTTGGGGACTGTGCAAGCTTACCGCATGCCCCAAGCGCTCAACTTGCTGAAGGTCAGGCAGAACAAATCGCCCAAGTGTTGCAAAAGCGGTGGAAAGGTGAAGAACCACCAAGCGAATTTCCACCAATTAAATTAAAAGGCGTTTTAGGATCATTAGGCAAAAAGCATGGATTTGGTCTCGTTGCTGATCGTCCACTAACCGGTCGCGTCCCACGCCTTCTAAAATCAGGTGTTTTATGGATGTATAAGTACCATAACGGATATTGAGATGAAGGGCGAATTACTCCGCCCTTTTTTCAATCGCTTCATAAATGTTTTTTAATTTCGGATTTCCTTCGTCAACAATCTCACCATCAATAACGACAACCGGATAAAATAAATCTT comes from Anoxybacillus flavithermus and encodes:
- the dapF gene encoding diaminopimelate epimerase — encoded protein: MRSFSFTKMHGLGNSYIYVNMFKECLAEEELSYIAKRVSNVHTGIGSDGLILICPSDVAPVKMRIFNSDGSEGKNCGNGLRCVAKYAYEHGIVQEEQFLIETLSGLVEARVFVEDGKVNSVEVNMGKPRLSRAEIPMIGKEDDIVVSEPIEFEGHTYYMTGVSMGNPHAVFYVDQIEDAPVTSLGPIVEKDERFPEGINVEFVEVVNDRELHFRVWERGSGVTQACGTGACAAVVASVLNGKTKRNEETVVHLAGGDLYITWKENGDVLMRGAAETICIGVYYY
- a CDS encoding DUF2225 domain-containing protein, producing MDVLYDRTVTCLVCKQTYTTKKVRSRFIRPVQHDTDFCSYYASEEANPLLYYVHVCPHCGFAATEEFSTETDAFIHTHMSEVRLLYLIGELYRRLGKEKQAVIYFSRVIARKKETIEKGIVNMAYDRWQEIREEKKGAQ
- a CDS encoding YuzB family protein, whose translation is MLRPIVEFCISNLANGSQRALEQLEKDPNLDIIEYGCLGYCGKCANTLFAMVNGDIVTAENADQLVERVYAYIEENPMF
- a CDS encoding NAD(P)/FAD-dependent oxidoreductase, which translates into the protein MRNLVLLGGGYGNMRILLRILPNLPEHIYITLIDRIPYHCLKTEYYALAAGTISDQHIRVPFPEHPHLSYVFGEVQKIDLHHEVVHLQDGTCIPYDDLVIGLGCEDKYHGVPGADIFTYSIQTIDKARETYQKLSNLPPHSIVGVVGAGLSGVELASELVESRPDLHVKLFDRGTRILSMFPERLSHYVEQWFHSHGVELIRQSNITKVEEHTLYNHDEAIHCDAIVWTAGIQPNRVVRELNVEKDNQGRVVLTPQHHIPNIENVYVVGDCASLPHAPSAQLAEGQAEQIAQVLQKRWKGEEPPSEFPPIKLKGVLGSLGKKHGFGLVADRPLTGRVPRLLKSGVLWMYKYHNGY